In Thalassotalea sp. Sam97, a single window of DNA contains:
- the surE gene encoding 5'/3'-nucleotidase SurE: MNILISNDDGVNAPGIKVLHQHLSAFAEQTLVIGPDRNCSGASNSLTLLNPLRAEVLENGFVSVNGTPTDCVHLGISQLSDTPPDLVVAGINHGANLGDDVLYSGTVAAATEGRHMGLPAIAVSLVGKEQQHYDTAAVVVTRFIEKLQQHPLANDQIININVPDVPLSELKGIQVTRLGHRHKAETMKKMQDPWKRDIYWYGTLGGELDAGPGTDFYAVANNYASVTPLTVDMTAYNSMANMKQWISDLDI, from the coding sequence ATGAACATACTGATCAGCAATGATGATGGCGTTAATGCCCCTGGCATTAAAGTACTTCACCAACACTTGTCGGCATTTGCCGAACAAACTCTAGTTATCGGTCCTGACCGAAACTGCAGTGGCGCTAGTAATTCATTAACGTTATTGAATCCACTGCGTGCCGAAGTACTGGAAAATGGTTTTGTATCAGTGAACGGCACGCCAACCGACTGCGTCCATTTGGGTATTAGCCAGTTGAGTGACACGCCGCCCGATTTAGTGGTCGCTGGCATCAATCATGGTGCTAACTTGGGGGACGATGTTCTTTATTCAGGTACCGTTGCCGCAGCCACGGAAGGACGTCACATGGGGTTGCCAGCTATTGCAGTGTCGCTTGTGGGTAAAGAGCAACAACATTACGATACAGCTGCAGTGGTTGTAACACGGTTTATCGAAAAGTTACAGCAACACCCGCTTGCCAACGATCAAATTATTAATATCAATGTACCTGACGTGCCGTTGTCAGAATTAAAGGGGATTCAGGTTACTCGCCTTGGTCATCGTCATAAAGCTGAGACCATGAAAAAAATGCAAGACCCATGGAAGCGCGATATTTATTGGTATGGCACCCTAGGTGGTGAGTTAGATGCTGGCCCTGGCACCGATTTTTATGCGGTTGCCAATAACTATGCATCTGTGACACCATTAACGGTTGATATGACAGCCTACAACAGTATGGCCAACATGAAGCAATGGATTAGTGATTTAGACATATGA
- a CDS encoding YqaA family protein, giving the protein MKIFSPLYQWTMNWAQHKAAPKVLAVLSFAESVFFPIPPDVMLAPMVLSKPHKAWHFAFITTLASVFGGILGYFLGYWLFEPVIKPLLIDFNYMDKFQHAMDWFQEYGVWVVFLAGFSPIPYKVFTLSAGFLQMMFLPFLLASAIGRGLRFYLVAGLIKAGGAKMEAKIRGSVDIIGWAVVLLAILLYVLFK; this is encoded by the coding sequence GTGAAAATATTTTCACCTTTATATCAATGGACTATGAACTGGGCGCAGCATAAAGCAGCACCTAAAGTATTGGCAGTGTTATCATTTGCTGAATCGGTATTTTTCCCTATTCCGCCCGATGTCATGCTTGCACCAATGGTGCTATCAAAACCTCATAAAGCCTGGCATTTTGCCTTTATTACCACTTTGGCATCCGTCTTTGGCGGCATTTTAGGCTATTTTTTGGGGTATTGGTTATTTGAGCCTGTAATTAAGCCACTACTTATCGATTTTAACTATATGGATAAATTTCAACACGCCATGGACTGGTTCCAAGAGTATGGTGTTTGGGTTGTTTTCCTCGCCGGTTTTTCGCCAATTCCGTATAAAGTATTTACTTTGAGTGCAGGTTTTCTGCAAATGATGTTTTTGCCATTTTTGTTGGCATCAGCCATCGGCCGAGGATTACGTTTTTATTTAGTCGCAGGTTTAATTAAAGCGGGTGGCGCGAAAATGGAAGCCAAAATTCGTGGCAGTGTGGATATTATCGGTTGGGCAGTGGTGTTACTTGCCATATTGCTTTATGTACTATTTAAGTAG
- a CDS encoding peptidoglycan DD-metalloendopeptidase family protein: MKQQKASKQPYLVLALTACWLLLSACADRTRPAPVVNLSNKSGPQQQPIYESLERISGDSYKVQKGETLYSIAFRAGSDVKTLAKLNNITPPYKIYPNQLLIINNKATVTVAKGNLKKEKNPQVKSKKNVANDNAEEYGGDKGGKFSAVKVPSLKQQVKSWKWPVKGPVIATFSTAEKGNQGIDIAGKRGTPVKAAADGLVVYAGNALRGYGNLIIIKHNDDYLSAYAHNDQLLVKEQETVKAGSTIAKMGNTGTDREKLHFEIRFRGKSVNPLRYLPKR; encoded by the coding sequence ATGAAACAACAAAAGGCAAGCAAACAACCTTATTTGGTACTGGCATTAACAGCCTGCTGGTTGTTACTTTCGGCTTGTGCTGACCGTACTCGCCCAGCCCCTGTGGTTAACTTGAGCAATAAAAGTGGTCCACAACAGCAACCTATTTATGAGTCGTTAGAACGTATCTCTGGCGACTCATATAAAGTCCAAAAGGGGGAAACCCTATACTCTATTGCTTTTCGTGCGGGCAGTGATGTAAAAACTTTAGCAAAACTAAATAACATCACACCACCTTATAAAATTTACCCCAATCAATTGTTAATTATCAATAACAAAGCGACGGTAACGGTAGCTAAAGGGAATCTAAAAAAAGAAAAAAATCCCCAAGTAAAAAGTAAAAAAAATGTTGCAAATGACAATGCCGAGGAGTATGGTGGCGATAAGGGTGGGAAATTCTCTGCGGTGAAAGTACCATCTTTAAAGCAGCAAGTGAAGTCGTGGAAGTGGCCAGTAAAGGGGCCTGTTATCGCCACATTTTCTACTGCTGAAAAAGGCAACCAAGGCATCGATATTGCCGGTAAACGGGGGACACCTGTTAAAGCCGCCGCCGATGGGTTGGTTGTATATGCTGGTAATGCATTGCGTGGATACGGTAACTTGATCATTATCAAACACAATGATGATTACTTGAGTGCTTATGCTCACAACGATCAGTTACTGGTAAAAGAACAAGAAACCGTTAAAGCGGGCTCGACAATCGCAAAAATGGGTAACACTGGCACAGACCGTGAAAAGCTACATTTTGAGATTAGATTTAGGGGCAAATCGGTAAATCCTTTACGCTATTTACCGAAGCGATAA
- a CDS encoding protein-L-isoaspartate(D-aspartate) O-methyltransferase, with amino-acid sequence MNATRRIGGKSSRSGELLARQLQAQGIKDERVLQAIAKSPRHIFVPEILAHKAYDNTALPIGQGQTISQPYIVAKMTELLLANNSNESVLEIGTGSGYQTSILAQLFDKVYSVERIKSLQFQAKRRLQSIDLHNVQMKHGDGWKGWSSKAPYKAIIVTAAASEVPQMLLEQLADGGKLIIPVGQNSQVLKLIQRQGDRFDVKEVLAVRFVPLVAGALL; translated from the coding sequence ATGAATGCGACTCGACGTATTGGTGGAAAATCTTCGCGAAGCGGCGAGCTGCTAGCAAGACAATTACAAGCCCAGGGGATCAAAGACGAACGTGTACTGCAAGCGATTGCGAAAAGTCCACGACATATTTTTGTCCCAGAAATACTTGCTCATAAAGCCTATGACAACACAGCGTTACCTATTGGCCAAGGGCAAACTATCTCGCAACCGTATATAGTCGCTAAAATGACCGAACTGTTATTAGCCAACAATAGCAATGAAAGCGTGCTAGAAATAGGCACTGGCTCAGGTTATCAAACGTCCATTTTGGCGCAGCTGTTCGATAAGGTCTACTCCGTAGAGCGAATCAAATCTTTGCAATTTCAAGCCAAACGTCGCTTACAAAGTATTGATTTACATAACGTACAAATGAAGCATGGTGATGGCTGGAAAGGGTGGTCAAGCAAGGCGCCTTATAAGGCAATTATCGTTACCGCGGCTGCGAGTGAAGTACCACAAATGCTACTCGAGCAATTAGCGGATGGCGGTAAGCTAATCATCCCTGTTGGACAAAATTCCCAAGTATTAAAATTAATTCAGCGTCAAGGCGATCGTTTTGACGTTAAAGAAGTCTTAGCGGTTCGTTTTGTACCGCTTGTTGCTGGAGCATTACTGTGA
- the rpoS gene encoding RNA polymerase sigma factor RpoS, whose protein sequence is MEKTKEVVTTSEKQTASDNTLEKVASEESPSSLDATQLYLSEIGFSPLLSAEEEVFFSRKALKGCEASRARMIESNLRLVVKIARRYNNRGLPLLDLIEEGNLGLIRAVEKFDPERGFRFSTYATWWIRQTIERAIMNQTRTIRLPIHVVKELNVYLRAARELVQQLDHEPTAEEIADKLEVPVADVSKMLKLNERITSVDTPFGGESDKALLDVIADEKSQGPESDLQDSDIRQNIVHWLGELNSKQREVLARRFGLLGYEPATLEDVGHEIGLTRERVRQIQVEALKRLRDILSSQNLSIESLFQA, encoded by the coding sequence ATGGAAAAAACCAAAGAAGTAGTCACTACAAGCGAAAAGCAAACTGCAAGTGACAATACGCTAGAGAAGGTTGCTAGTGAAGAATCACCATCAAGTTTAGATGCGACGCAGCTTTATCTGAGTGAAATTGGCTTTTCTCCCTTATTAAGTGCTGAAGAAGAAGTTTTCTTTTCTCGTAAGGCATTGAAAGGGTGTGAAGCATCAAGAGCGAGGATGATTGAAAGTAATCTGCGCTTGGTTGTCAAAATCGCCCGCCGCTATAATAATCGAGGGTTGCCGTTATTGGATCTCATTGAAGAAGGTAACTTAGGCCTCATCCGCGCTGTTGAAAAGTTTGACCCTGAACGAGGATTTCGTTTTTCAACCTACGCCACATGGTGGATTCGTCAAACTATTGAACGAGCCATTATGAATCAAACCCGCACTATCCGTTTACCCATTCATGTTGTTAAAGAATTAAACGTATATCTACGTGCCGCACGCGAGTTAGTGCAGCAGCTTGATCATGAGCCAACCGCTGAAGAAATTGCCGATAAACTTGAAGTCCCTGTCGCCGATGTCAGTAAAATGCTCAAACTTAATGAACGCATTACCTCAGTCGATACCCCGTTTGGTGGTGAGTCAGATAAGGCGTTGTTAGATGTCATTGCTGATGAAAAAAGCCAAGGCCCAGAATCAGACTTACAGGATTCTGATATTCGCCAAAATATTGTTCACTGGTTAGGAGAGCTTAACTCTAAGCAACGAGAGGTGTTAGCCCGTCGCTTTGGCTTGCTTGGCTATGAGCCAGCAACGCTAGAAGATGTTGGTCATGAAATTGGCTTAACCCGTGAGCGTGTTCGTCAAATACAAGTCGAAGCATTAAAGCGATTACGTGATATTTTGTCATCACAAAACTTATCAATCGAATCGTTGTTCCAAGCATAA